One window from the genome of Haladaptatus paucihalophilus DX253 encodes:
- a CDS encoding PRC-barrel domain-containing protein, whose translation MDGTPEEITTLVGREVYSNNGVFVGEVDDVRLDLNEIAVTGLALGGINDELFGKRIQGGRGVIIPYRWVRAVGDVILVNDVVERLKQSEDGEEEAVV comes from the coding sequence ATGGACGGAACCCCAGAGGAAATCACCACGCTCGTCGGCCGCGAGGTGTACTCCAACAACGGCGTCTTCGTTGGAGAGGTCGACGACGTTCGACTCGACCTGAACGAAATCGCCGTGACCGGCCTCGCGCTCGGCGGCATCAACGACGAACTATTCGGCAAGCGGATTCAGGGCGGACGCGGCGTCATCATCCCGTATCGGTGGGTACGCGCGGTCGGCGACGTCATCCTCGTCAACGACGTCGTGGAACGACTGAAGCAATCCGAAGACGGCGAAGAAGAAGCGGTCGTCTAA
- a CDS encoding pyridoxal phosphate-dependent aminotransferase, translating into MFPHIDYLEWITGRPEAATHDLGSSDLRRAVPEPDGIVPPELEALPSPPDDLDLETIIADAYDVGTENVLVTAGATHANFVAMAAAIDDANADEETDEADDEHRDPRVMVEKPGYEPLVATPDGLGATVDRFRRPEEDGYELDPGRIEAAMDEETCCVVVTNRHNPSGRGASRETLAEASRITADNDATLLVDEVYAPFCANGEASVFGGPTAADLPNTVVTNSMTKFLGFGPVRVGWLVADAEFVSRARSVMFHVPAISAPGMALTRRALYAESDLADGSRERIEANRELLASFVAERDDLSGDVPSGCTYGFFAHESADGDEVSAAAWEEDILVVPGRFFDDSDRFRLSLGLDTATVKEGLDAFEDVLDTVSAKS; encoded by the coding sequence ATGTTCCCGCATATCGACTATCTCGAGTGGATTACCGGTCGTCCCGAGGCCGCGACCCACGACCTCGGGTCGAGCGACCTTCGGCGGGCGGTCCCGGAACCGGACGGCATCGTCCCGCCCGAACTCGAAGCCCTCCCGTCTCCGCCGGACGACCTCGACCTCGAAACCATCATTGCCGACGCCTACGACGTGGGGACGGAGAACGTCCTCGTCACGGCCGGGGCGACCCACGCCAACTTCGTCGCCATGGCGGCGGCAATCGACGACGCGAACGCGGACGAGGAGACAGACGAGGCGGACGACGAGCATCGGGACCCCCGAGTGATGGTGGAAAAACCGGGCTACGAACCGCTGGTGGCGACGCCCGACGGCCTCGGTGCCACGGTGGACCGGTTCCGACGGCCGGAAGAGGACGGATACGAACTCGACCCCGGACGAATCGAAGCGGCGATGGACGAGGAGACGTGCTGTGTCGTCGTCACGAACCGCCACAACCCGAGCGGACGCGGGGCGAGTCGGGAGACGCTCGCCGAGGCGAGCCGCATTACCGCCGACAACGACGCGACCCTCCTCGTCGACGAGGTGTACGCACCCTTCTGTGCGAACGGCGAGGCCAGCGTGTTCGGCGGCCCGACCGCCGCCGACCTCCCGAACACGGTCGTCACGAACTCGATGACCAAGTTCCTCGGGTTCGGGCCGGTTCGAGTCGGGTGGCTCGTCGCCGACGCCGAGTTCGTCTCGCGTGCGCGGTCGGTCATGTTCCACGTTCCGGCGATTTCGGCACCCGGGATGGCCCTCACCCGCCGTGCGCTGTACGCCGAGTCCGACCTCGCGGACGGTTCGCGCGAGCGAATCGAGGCCAACCGGGAACTCCTCGCGTCGTTCGTCGCCGAGCGCGACGACCTCTCCGGGGACGTTCCATCGGGCTGTACCTACGGTTTCTTCGCCCACGAGTCGGCCGACGGCGACGAGGTTTCGGCGGCCGCGTGGGAGGAGGACATCCTCGTCGTTCCGGGCCGCTTTTTCGACGATAGCGACCGTTTCCGCTTGAGTCTCGGCCTCGATACGGCGACGGTGAAGGAGGGATTGGACGCGTTCGAAGATGTCCTCGATACGGTATCTGCCAAGAGTTAA
- a CDS encoding DCC1-like thiol-disulfide oxidoreductase family protein, with the protein MTDYHAVLVFDGDCPFCSAAASALRRVRGVGAVPWDDDAAQSFLEAQFDETPFALVLAEREEERVYVGRDAARELCERAGVPTLVGDIVGDNYESIADAIRTVSGVDDDPDPYHGVYPMAEDARDRFDSLAADARSMPHAIRTD; encoded by the coding sequence ATGACCGACTATCACGCTGTGCTCGTCTTCGACGGCGACTGTCCGTTCTGCTCGGCCGCCGCGTCCGCGCTCCGACGGGTTCGCGGCGTGGGCGCGGTTCCGTGGGACGACGACGCCGCCCAGTCGTTCCTCGAAGCTCAGTTCGACGAGACGCCGTTCGCGTTGGTGCTCGCGGAACGCGAGGAGGAACGGGTGTACGTGGGGCGGGACGCGGCCCGCGAACTCTGTGAGCGGGCGGGCGTGCCGACGCTGGTCGGCGATATCGTCGGCGACAACTACGAGTCCATCGCGGACGCCATCCGAACGGTTTCCGGGGTGGACGACGACCCCGACCCTTACCACGGGGTCTATCCGATGGCCGAAGACGCCCGCGACCGGTTCGACTCGCTCGCGGCGGACGCGAGGTCGATGCCACACGCGATACGAACCGACTGA
- a CDS encoding 2Fe-2S iron-sulfur cluster-binding protein, translating into MSSYTVEIEVPEECDVEQAGETVEIDVPEDEYLLAAARESGVWLPADCQQGWCTTCAAELLSGDVDQSDARRYYEEDREEDMILPCTAKPRSDLAFEACQYEEMLDVRAEHDQPPGRSKR; encoded by the coding sequence GTGAGCTCCTACACCGTCGAAATCGAGGTCCCCGAGGAGTGCGACGTGGAGCAGGCGGGCGAAACGGTGGAAATAGACGTGCCCGAGGACGAATACCTCCTCGCCGCCGCGCGGGAGAGCGGCGTGTGGCTCCCCGCCGACTGTCAACAGGGTTGGTGTACGACCTGTGCCGCCGAACTGCTCTCCGGCGACGTGGACCAGTCGGACGCCCGGCGCTACTACGAGGAGGACCGTGAGGAAGACATGATTCTGCCGTGCACCGCGAAACCGCGTTCGGACCTCGCGTTCGAAGCCTGCCAGTACGAGGAGATGCTCGACGTTCGGGCCGAACACGACCAACCGCCCGGACGTTCGAAGCGGTGA